In the Kribbella sp. NBC_00482 genome, one interval contains:
- a CDS encoding carbohydrate kinase family protein, which produces MCVGDLVEDVVVWAAGVARGGTDNPARISRTRGGAAANVAAFAGRLGTAVRFVGRVGDDAVGAALVRDLTDAGVDAKVQRQGRTGAIVIIVDPCGERTMYPDRAAAAELADVPDLWLSGARVVHLSAYSLVGPSLSVLRRASQIAHAEGAILTIDASSIALIDSIGPAQFRDLISRLQPTYLFANGIEADVGSLRDLATSGTTVVVKNGVEPTEIHLAGNGTTTVPVPPVDEVRDTTAAGDAFAAGFLSAVLDDADPVDAVKAGHTLARRVLGEPGATLSMTADEIGTARD; this is translated from the coding sequence GTGTGTGTTGGGGATCTTGTTGAGGACGTGGTGGTTTGGGCGGCGGGGGTGGCGCGGGGTGGGACCGACAACCCGGCGCGGATCAGCCGGACACGCGGCGGCGCGGCGGCGAACGTGGCTGCCTTTGCCGGGCGGCTCGGGACGGCGGTGCGGTTCGTTGGGCGGGTCGGAGACGACGCGGTCGGCGCGGCTCTGGTGCGGGACCTGACCGACGCCGGGGTTGACGCGAAGGTCCAACGGCAAGGGCGGACCGGCGCCATCGTCATCATCGTGGACCCGTGCGGTGAACGCACGATGTACCCGGACCGGGCCGCCGCAGCCGAGTTGGCCGACGTACCGGACCTGTGGCTGTCCGGCGCGCGAGTCGTCCACCTATCGGCGTACTCCCTCGTCGGCCCGTCGCTGTCCGTCCTCCGCCGCGCCTCGCAGATCGCGCACGCAGAAGGCGCGATCCTCACCATCGACGCGTCCTCGATCGCACTCATCGACTCCATCGGGCCCGCACAGTTCCGCGACCTGATCAGCAGGCTCCAACCGACCTACCTCTTTGCCAACGGCATCGAAGCCGACGTCGGCTCCCTGCGCGACCTCGCGACATCCGGTACGACGGTTGTGGTCAAGAACGGCGTCGAACCCACCGAGATCCATCTCGCCGGCAACGGGACAACAACTGTCCCGGTTCCCCCGGTCGACGAAGTACGCGACACGACCGCTGCGGGCGATGCGTTCGCAGCAGGCTTCCTGTCCGCCGTACTCGACGACGCCGACCCCGTCGACGCGGTCAAGGCGGGCCATACCCTTGCCAGGCGGGTTCTCGGCGAGCCCGGTGCCACGCTGTCCATGACCGCCGACGAGATCGGAACCGCGCGTGATTGA
- a CDS encoding Lrp/AsnC family transcriptional regulator: MESLDEIDRRILALLQLEGRLTGAELGRRVGLSQPAASARVQRLEKTGVITGYRAIVDPAKLGLGITAHIRLRTSHAQLEQALALAARTPDITAIRRVTGEDCLLCDVHCSDARRLETIIDSLARFGAVTTALVLHDYSERALTPAEQ; the protein is encoded by the coding sequence ATGGAATCACTCGACGAGATCGACCGGCGGATCCTCGCCCTGCTCCAGCTCGAGGGCCGACTGACCGGCGCCGAGCTTGGCCGCCGGGTCGGGCTGTCGCAGCCGGCCGCGAGCGCGCGGGTCCAGCGACTCGAGAAGACCGGCGTCATCACGGGCTATCGAGCGATCGTCGACCCCGCCAAGCTCGGGCTCGGCATCACCGCCCACATCCGGCTGCGCACCTCGCACGCGCAACTCGAACAGGCCCTCGCGCTGGCCGCCCGGACCCCCGACATCACCGCGATCAGAAGGGTCACCGGCGAGGACTGCCTGCTCTGCGACGTTCACTGCTCCGACGCGCGTCGCCTCGAGACCATCATCGACAGCCTCGCCCGCTTCGGCGCGGTGACCACGGCCCTCGTCCTGCACGACTATTCGGAACGCGCGTTGACCCCTGCCGAGCAGTGA
- a CDS encoding DUF4091 domain-containing protein produces the protein MTAKWEFVLCDALVKVHPVRDPRPVSAETRFQAFLGEPASFQLAYRPPLEPKFRDSRPLRVRVEGAAADLVAVSSVDLVPCTFVALPGHDDGYEFDEPGLYPDVLRPVPNGEAPVRFGSWSALWFDVTTTDPARAGVHELTIVLSAPDGSELHRTAVSVELTGVELPPLDIVSSHWMHLDSLADHYGVEVFSEEHWTIVERFMASAAEMGATSLLAPVWTPPLDTAVGTYRTVVQLIDITATEDGYAFGFDRLRRWLDLCRRTGITGVEVAHLFTQWGANATPGVVVGEERVFGWDVPATDGRYRELMEALLPALQVVLDEEWDRDHVVFHISDEPSGEDGLASYLAAKAVVADLLKGWTVVDALSEHSFYTSGAVEVPVVATDHVEPFLAERPERMWVYYCVSQDRDVANRFIGMPSARNRAIGHQLFAAGVDGFLHWGFNFWYTQYSIRRVDPFADTSAGGAFPSGDPFAVYPGPDGRPWPSLRHRVFAQAMWDHRALQAVRAAHGNAAALDLIDPDRTLRFNRPVLDPNHYYRSRQRIAEALTTPAG, from the coding sequence GTGACCGCGAAGTGGGAGTTCGTGCTCTGCGATGCGCTCGTGAAGGTGCACCCGGTGCGGGACCCGCGCCCGGTGTCCGCCGAAACCCGGTTCCAGGCCTTCCTCGGTGAGCCCGCGTCGTTCCAGCTCGCGTACCGCCCTCCGCTCGAGCCGAAGTTCCGCGACTCGCGCCCGCTGCGGGTGCGAGTTGAGGGCGCGGCAGCGGACCTGGTCGCCGTGTCGAGTGTCGACCTCGTGCCTTGCACCTTCGTCGCCCTCCCAGGGCATGACGACGGGTACGAGTTCGACGAGCCTGGCCTCTACCCGGATGTGCTGCGCCCGGTGCCGAACGGCGAAGCACCGGTGCGGTTCGGCAGCTGGAGTGCGTTGTGGTTCGACGTCACCACGACCGATCCGGCGCGTGCCGGCGTACATGAACTCACAATCGTGCTGAGCGCGCCAGACGGCTCCGAGCTGCACCGTACGGCGGTCTCCGTCGAGCTCACCGGGGTCGAGTTGCCGCCGCTCGACATCGTGTCGAGTCACTGGATGCACCTCGACTCGCTCGCGGACCACTACGGCGTCGAGGTGTTCAGCGAAGAGCACTGGACCATCGTGGAGCGCTTCATGGCATCCGCGGCCGAGATGGGTGCGACGTCGTTGCTCGCGCCGGTTTGGACGCCGCCGCTCGACACCGCGGTCGGTACGTACCGCACCGTTGTCCAGCTGATCGACATCACGGCGACCGAGGACGGGTACGCGTTCGGGTTCGATCGACTGCGGCGCTGGCTCGACCTGTGCCGCCGTACCGGGATCACCGGGGTCGAGGTCGCGCATCTCTTCACCCAGTGGGGCGCGAATGCCACGCCCGGCGTCGTGGTGGGCGAGGAGCGCGTCTTCGGGTGGGACGTGCCCGCGACCGACGGACGGTATCGGGAATTGATGGAAGCGCTGCTGCCGGCGCTGCAGGTCGTGCTCGACGAGGAATGGGATCGCGACCATGTCGTCTTCCACATCTCCGACGAGCCGTCGGGGGAGGACGGGCTGGCGAGCTACCTCGCGGCGAAGGCTGTCGTCGCCGATCTCCTGAAGGGCTGGACGGTCGTCGACGCCCTCAGCGAGCACTCCTTCTACACGTCAGGCGCCGTGGAGGTGCCCGTCGTCGCGACTGATCACGTGGAGCCGTTCCTGGCCGAGCGGCCGGAACGCATGTGGGTGTACTACTGCGTGAGTCAGGACCGCGATGTGGCCAACCGGTTCATCGGGATGCCTTCGGCGCGGAACCGGGCGATCGGGCACCAGTTGTTCGCAGCCGGTGTGGACGGGTTCCTGCACTGGGGATTCAACTTCTGGTACACCCAGTACTCGATCCGGCGGGTGGATCCGTTCGCGGACACCTCGGCCGGCGGTGCGTTCCCGTCCGGCGACCCCTTTGCTGTCTACCCCGGCCCGGACGGCAGGCCTTGGCCGTCGCTCCGCCACCGCGTCTTCGCACAAGCAATGTGGGACCACCGCGCCCTCCAGGCAGTACGCGCCGCCCACGGCAACGCGGCAGCCCTCGACCTCATCGACCCCGACCGAACCCTCCGCTTCAACCGCCCGGTCCTCGACCCGAACCACTACTACAGGTCCCGCCAACGCATAGCCGAGGCACTGACAACTCCTGCGGGTTAG
- a CDS encoding RBBP9/YdeN family alpha/beta hydrolase — MTAFVILPGIDGSDGVHWQTRWEQAWGDRAVRIVPSSWSEPELDDWVAATQRAYDDARGRDDDVVLVAHSLGCWTAAAWLAAGGSATAALLVAPPDTQHPTFPDRARTFQAVPTQPLPCPSLLVASTDDPYCTAARATTFADAWKADCHLVDNAGHLNSATNLADWPLGRDLLNGLLANAPT, encoded by the coding sequence GTGACAGCGTTCGTCATCCTCCCGGGCATCGACGGCTCCGATGGTGTGCACTGGCAAACACGCTGGGAACAGGCCTGGGGCGACCGCGCCGTACGGATCGTGCCCTCGTCGTGGAGTGAGCCTGAGCTGGACGACTGGGTTGCCGCGACACAGCGGGCGTACGACGATGCACGCGGCCGTGACGATGACGTGGTGCTGGTGGCGCACAGCCTGGGCTGCTGGACCGCCGCCGCTTGGCTCGCCGCGGGAGGATCGGCCACAGCCGCACTCCTCGTAGCACCTCCAGACACTCAGCACCCCACGTTCCCCGACCGCGCGCGAACGTTCCAGGCCGTCCCGACGCAGCCCCTCCCCTGCCCTTCGCTGCTGGTGGCCAGCACGGACGACCCGTACTGCACAGCAGCACGAGCAACCACCTTCGCCGACGCGTGGAAGGCGGACTGTCACCTCGTGGACAACGCCGGCCACCTCAACTCCGCCACCAACCTCGCCGACTGGCCCCTCGGCCGCGACCTACTCAACGGCCTACTCGCAAACGCCCCGACCTAG
- a CDS encoding carboxymuconolactone decarboxylase family protein — translation MHLDILNHGYRLGTKLMFALIRLFSGQPLPDAAKLTFYRSDFYGNPAKEFTHEALRGPSDWSVGDRELMAAYVSKLNQSAFCVGAHTATASLAYQDAPRVAAILDDLESASIDEPLRATLRMLGKLIRTGRVDADDLREVLAAGVSPQQVKDALAVCAAFNTTSRLADAFGFELLTPKGYEAGAKYLLKRGYR, via the coding sequence CGCTCATCCGGCTGTTCTCCGGACAGCCGCTCCCGGACGCCGCGAAGCTGACGTTCTACCGGTCCGACTTCTACGGCAACCCGGCCAAGGAGTTCACCCACGAAGCTCTGCGCGGGCCGTCCGACTGGTCCGTCGGCGACCGTGAGCTGATGGCGGCGTACGTGTCCAAGCTGAACCAGTCCGCCTTCTGCGTGGGCGCCCACACCGCGACTGCGAGCCTCGCCTACCAAGACGCTCCGCGGGTCGCGGCGATCCTGGACGACCTGGAATCGGCGTCGATCGATGAGCCGCTCCGGGCAACGCTGCGCATGCTCGGCAAGTTGATCCGCACCGGACGCGTCGACGCCGACGACCTCCGTGAAGTCCTGGCCGCCGGTGTCTCACCCCAGCAGGTCAAGGACGCGCTCGCGGTGTGCGCCGCGTTCAACACGACCAGCCGCCTCGCCGACGCCTTCGGCTTCGAACTCCTCACCCCGAAAGGCTACGAAGCAGGAGCCAAATACCTCCTCAAACGCGGCTACCGGTAA